In one window of Deinococcus radiophilus DNA:
- a CDS encoding ParA family protein, producing the protein MPKIIAIGNMKGGVGKTTTAVQLAQALGKRGRTLLLDADEELQCAVFWRAGDFDGWQFEAIPFRDAGADQLTGYEYVVIDTKGNEQAADLVALAGDSDLLIVPTRPEGVSATGLLRTLRPLIEADVKNYRVLIVANEGGRGDELRETLAEQDIPVLHTIVRKSTAVGDAAEQQIPIEAVGGRYAKLVAVDYASVAREVLSDV; encoded by the coding sequence ATGCCAAAGATTATCGCCATAGGCAACATGAAAGGCGGGGTGGGCAAGACGACCACCGCCGTGCAGCTGGCGCAGGCGCTGGGCAAGCGCGGGCGCACGCTGCTGCTGGACGCCGACGAAGAACTCCAGTGCGCCGTGTTCTGGCGGGCGGGCGACTTTGACGGCTGGCAGTTCGAGGCCATTCCCTTCCGGGATGCTGGCGCCGACCAGCTCACAGGCTACGAATACGTTGTCATTGACACCAAAGGCAACGAGCAGGCCGCCGACCTGGTGGCCCTCGCGGGCGACAGTGACCTGCTGATTGTGCCGACCAGACCTGAAGGGGTGAGCGCCACGGGCCTGCTGCGGACGCTGCGGCCCCTCATTGAAGCGGACGTGAAGAATTACCGGGTGCTGATTGTCGCCAACGAAGGCGGGCGCGGCGACGAGCTGCGCGAGACGCTGGCCGAGCAGGATATTCCGGTGCTGCACACCATCGTCCGCAAAAGTACGGCGGTGGGGGACGCTGCCGAGCAGCAGATTCCGATTGAAGCCGTGGGGGGCCGCTACGCCAAGCTGGTGGCTGTGGACTACGCATCTGTAGCGCGGGAGGTGCTCAGCGATGTCTGA